From a single Syngnathus scovelli strain Florida chromosome 2, RoL_Ssco_1.2, whole genome shotgun sequence genomic region:
- the LOC125989457 gene encoding serine/threonine-protein kinase WNK2 isoform X6, with amino-acid sequence MEQETSLNAEERLRINRPPSRQPEPQISTREATADGSPAGSAPRGGSDPSSAYQKIVRQRFIRRSLWFSDADEQASEATECDGRLLDVTPPTVAGRTPGASSGIREDSGTETRVGQKEENGRGDEEKGESGGDALNATCSDGGKSAIKAASEETEEEAEMKAVATSPGGRFLKFDIELGRGSFKTVYKGLDTETWVEVAWCELQDRKLSKVERQRFKEEAEMLKGLQHPNIVRFYDFWESPLKGKKCIVLVTELMTSGTLKTYLKRFKVMKPKVLRSWCRQILKGLHFLHTRTPPIIHRDLKCDNIFITGPTGSVKIGDLGLATLKAASFAKSVIGTPEFMAPEMYEEHYDEAVDVYAFGMCMLEMATSEYPYSECQNAAQIYRKVTSGVKPASYNKVMDPEIKEIIGECICQKREERYSIKDLLNHAFFAEDTGVRVELAEEDDGQKTSIALKLWVEDHKKLKGKYKESGAIEFTFDLEKEVPEVVAQEMVDSGFFHDSDVKTVGKSIRDRVALIKWRRERTASATHQVDGGHAFQQASCQGAPSRDVHAGQPSLLEPQADIEQHNQPRTLPASFTSVTSDGTFDSGKGSTVYSDSHSSQQSVLYQSLLEPITMATQQRQPGKAFPADRPHSCETAKECGATLSPERGTCCGFAARRGSAPIIDAYDLEPLAQLDASKLSLRSVSSGEKFLSPSSDVTLPVTRVRRHSDISGLLNLMCHHSSHHRGVVGRSASSDAPPHCPCASKRTAFSVGTLPCSPLGHLKDPSDCSDLLLLQKSLFYIINQKGAPGRAASAQPACVHFSASHRNRFVAPDGNLKNHHHLKATLCGEDECLHVCEDRSFARQQHVAAAMGVASSVGHQNQAAELTSHQYLQPASPYACQPSAATLSQAASCSSNTHPAASDCYPPPSIPAGAQCYQTQGHHREAPTLNCVAAIQQQTHTVSGYQPQTAAAVTALPAQRLEQSCPLTCASSTMTAVAKCQLSHACSGGVLLPDGSQTGLSASASLLNSQQMPVQLENQQRLRQQPQNGLQTQLEAMQSAQHQITSQRLLQHEVLSPAPQQQGRQPAQTTAPQSSQDASQSEVQQDQTANTKQQYSPAILPDVSFTQSAINAVPAQSPYLPGQSSTTTCGGGPHLPHGQATHLTQKSVPLVRQEGLNQSPHSASSFPTQTICVQQPLAEADVHQRLQPLQISTSLPATAVAAATALSSQKLIGSHPEPVQQMNLLTQPAHLSTPAQTTSDQVVAAGQSGKKEILSHESQRTLTSSGLTQQQFSVPTGDAGPAEANTDDQVMEKHTGGQSYDSVNSDATSGKEMSDGYEGTHGSKGQGRIRKHHRRSTRTRSRQEKISRPKLSMLNVCNTGDKMVECQLETHNHKMVTFKFDLDGDAPEEIATYMVENDFILHLEKEVFIEQLKDIVDKAEELLSEDTEAERNSDQMSSPAGEGVGAMLAEGMKSCAPSTPQPVYQQNVLHTGKRWFIICPVAEMPVQEQDKKTPCHSSTDRECENSASLAVDAVTNAPAVSTSLPSSRGPSSAPLQHQDQSVCPVRQPQSLISQDKNSAKGAGLPVEDACVSAVSIVSDIPCCAFVPPVSLDVKTVDKAEVAPLTVQTGHQKASPTAELPIQRVAHPSVVLQQPCPGTAPPAAPIASQPQSPAHQTSVPLGPGESDGEGPRRLEFADRTIKTLDEKLRNLLYQEHAPSQPSGAAADPQTAATEALSSMSVSDGRSSEALPLKKQEEPVIPEKPDCVDVLAAADRDSIKRAVTVSAASRNFQTTTTAPTVEKSKGSLNTLSGCSQGPDRNKNDCTTAGRSSADSESPAASRSHYSNRFSAPPNFYQATLASSPDITPRHLPRAVTISTPSRHHSRHSDSADEDSGSGKALPSGRLHARAEHGGSKLVKRAVDFLKRSGRSKSEQSTDSLSKQPLEMNGHAPLPATGQAPSSYISSDNDSEFEDADMRKELQKLREKHMKEISELQAFQRSEIERLYQEVGKSLPPNVGLLHAAPPCGRRRRASKHKVKAGKLLNPMVQQLKSSLSATGAESSGSSSGSPAKSSALSDCSARFSGSSGSSNQRSSTPEQVHTQQPCSLKGSFSSDNIYAGQHADGTTNLTSQGWTVYHQTSERVTFKSSSKPRTRFLSGPVSLSIWSTLKRLCLGKERSRRSSFRAAAQTQPSLASATPSPPSPRLVGRLAGVQTNNSNNKKRLFTEDLHKLVDDWAKEATAAHQPPPSLNQIKQQRRLRDLEGKVERPTAAAVHKMKCHASPSGSTAGRARTSSTSGRGLDSPLALHDGYLLSPGSYGGLGPYAQRWPVGSASAFPAVAKPGIQAYKSGNGLCSNPARTT; translated from the exons GATCGTAAactgtcaaaagtggaacgtcaGCGCTTCAAGGAAGAAGCTGAGATGTTAAAAGGTCTCCAACATCCAAACATTGTCCGCTTTTACGACTTTTGGGAGTCGCCTCTTAAAGGAAAGAAGTGCATCGTTTTGGTTACGGAGCTTATGACATCGGGGACGTTAAAAAC GTATCTGAAGCGGTTTAAGGTGATGAAGCCCAAGGTGCTAAGAAGTTGGTGTAGACAGATCCTGAAAGGCCTTCACTTTCTCCACACCAGAACCCCTCCCATAATCCACAGGGACCTCAAGTGCGATAACATTTTCATCACTGGCCCTACGGGCTCGGTCAAGATTGGCGATTTGGGGCTGGCCACGCTGAAAGCTGCCTCTTTTGCAAAAAGTGTCATAG GCACTCCGGAGTTCATGGCCCCGGAGATGTACGAGGAGCACTATGATGAAGCTGTGGACGTTTACGCCTTTGGCATGTGTATGCTCGAAATGGCCACCTCAGAATATCCCTACTCGGAATGTCAGAATGCTGCGCAGATTTATCGCAAAGTCACAAGT gGAGTCAAGCCAGCCAGTTACAACAAGGTTATGGATCCTGAAATCAAAGAGATTATCGGGGAGTGCATCTGCCAAAAGAGAGAAGAGCG ATACTCCATCAAAGACCTCTTGAACCACGCCTTCTTTGCCGAGGACACGGGCGTGAGGGTGGAGCTGGCGGAGGAGGACGACGGGCAAAAGACCTCCATCGCCCTCAAACTGTGGGTGGAGGATCACAAGAAATTGAAAGGCAAATATAAGGAGAGTGGGGCTATTGAGTTCACCTTTGACCTGGAGAAGGAAGTCCCCGAGGTGGTGGCACAAGAGATG GTGGACTCTGGATTTTTCCATGACAGCGATGTGAAGACCGTAGGGAAATCCATTCGGGACCGCGTGGCACTGATCAAATGGAGAAGAGAAAGAACAGCGTCGGCTACTCATCAAGTGGACGGCGGCCATGCGTTCCAGCAGGCATCTTGTCAGGGTGCGCCTTCTCGGGACGTGCACGCAGGGCAACCTTCTTTGCTGGAGCCGCAAGCCGACATCGAGCAGCACAACCAACCTCGGACCCTGCCGGCCAGTTTCACCTCAGTCACAT CAGACGGCACTTTTGACAGTGGCAAGGGCTCCACTGTTTACTCCGACTCCCACAGCAGCCAGCAGAGTGTCCTCTACCAGTCCCTGCTGGAGcccatcaccatggcaacacagCAG CGGCAGCCAGGTAAAGCTTTTCCGGCAGATCGACCTCACTCCTGTGAAACGGCCAAAGAATGCGGGGCCACGCTGAGCCCGGAACGTGGTACTTGTTGTGGATTTGCAGCCCGCAGAGGAAGCGCTCCCATTATAGACGCTTATGATCTTGAGCCCCTAGCTCAACTCGACGCCTCCAAACTCTCTCTGAGATCCGTCAGCAGTGGAgagaaattcctctcaccttcaTCAGACGTGACGCTTCCTGTGACAAGGGTCCGCAGACACTCTGACATAAGCGGGCTCCTCAATTTAATGTGTCATCACAGCAGCCACCACCGGGGAGTGGTTGGACGTTCTGCGTCTTCTGATGCACCGCCGCACTGTCCATGTGCGTCCAAACGCACAGCGTTCTCAGTGGGAACGTTGCCTTGCTCTCCTTTGGGACATCTGAAAGATCCAAGCGATTGTTCAGACTTGCTCCTGCTGCAAAAGTCCCTGTTCTATATTATCAACCAAAAAGGAGCGCCAGGTCGTGCTGCCTCTGCCCAGCCCGCCTGCGTTCACTTCTCAGCTTCCCACAGGAATCGCTTTGTTGCCCCAGATGGCAATTTGAAGAATCATCATCACCTGAAGGCTACTTTGTGTGGGGAAGATGAATGTCTTCATGTCTGCGAGGATAGATCCTTTGCAAGACAGCAGCACGTAGCCGCTGCAATGGGAGTG GCCAGTTCTGTGGGTCACCAGAATCAAGCAGCAGAGCTCACATCTCACCAATACCTCCAGCCCGCTTCGCCCTACGCATGCCAACCCAGTGCTGCAACCCTAAGTCAGGCCGCTTCATGCTCATCCAACACCCATCCTGCCGCCAGCGACTGCTACCCACCTCCAAGTATTCCCGCAGGAGCGCAGTGCTACCAGACACAAGGTCATCATCGGGAGGCACCGACTTTGAACTGCGTTGCTGCGATCCAGCAGCAGACTCACACCGTGTCAGGTTATCAACCGCAGACGGCAGCCGCCGTCACGGCTCTCCCGGCACAGCGGTTGGAACAAAGTTGCCCGCTTACGTGTGCGTCCTCGACGATGACGGCCGTGGCCAAATGTCAGTTGTCGCACGCTTGCAGTGGCGGCGTGCTGCTTCCAGATGGCTCCCAAACTGGTCTGAGCGCTTCTGCATCGCTACTTAATAGCCAGCAGATGCCCGTTCAACTAGAGAACCAACAACGCCTGAGGCAGCAGCCACAAAACGGGCTTCAGACACAGCTGGAGGCGATGCAGAGCGCACAGCACCAAATCACGTCACAGCGTCTTCTCCAACATGAAGTGCTAAGCCCCGCTCCCCAGCAGCAAGGCCGGCAGCCCGCACAGACAACCGCGCCGCAATCCAGCCAAGACGCATCCCAGTCCGAAGTCCAACAGGACCAGACtgcaaacacaaaacaacaatATTCTCCTGCGATCTTACCTGATGTCAGCTTTACACAATCTGCCATCAATGCCGTACCTGCTCAGAGTCCGTATCTGCCTGGGCAGTCGTCTACTACGACCTGCGGAGGAGGTCCCCATCTCCCTCATGGCCAGGCAACTCACCTGACTCAAAAG AGTGTGCCATTGGTTAGACAGGAGGGATTGAACCAGAGCCCCCATTCAGCAAGCAGTTTCCCAACCCAGACAATTTGCGTCCAGCAGCCACTGGCTgaggcagacgtccaccagcggCTACAGCCGCTGCAGATTTCAACCTCGCTACCAGCAACAGCggtagcagcagcaacagcactcTCATCTCAG AAGTTGATTGGCAGCCACCCAGAACCTGTCCAGCAGATGAACCTTCTCACCCAGCCTGCACACTTGTCCACACCTGCGCAGACTACCTCAGACCAGGTTGTCGCTGCTGGCCAATCGGGGAAGAAGGAAATTCTGAGCCACGAGTCTCAGAGGACATTGACAAGTTCCGGTCTGACGCAACAGCAGTTCAGTGTTCCCACAGGAGACGCAGGTCCAGCTGAGGCCAACACAGAT GATCAAGTTATGGAAAAACACACTGGTGGACAAAGCTATGACAG TGTCAACTCTGATGCCACTTCAGGAAAGGAGATGAGTGACGGCTATGAGGGGACACACGGAAGCAAAGGCCAAGGAAGAATCCGCAAACACCACCGGAGGTCAACACGCACTCGGTCTCGCCAAGAGAAGATTAGCAGGCCAAAGCTCAGCATGCTAAAC GTATGCAACACTGGAGATAAGATGGTTGAGTGTCAACTGGAAACGCACAATCACAAAATGGTCACGTTCAAATTTGACCTGGATGGAGACGCGCCTGAAGAGATCGCAACTTACATG GTGGAGAACGATTTTATCCTACACTTGGAGAAAGAAGTTTTCATTGAGCAGCTCAAAGACATCGTAGACAAGGCTGAGGAGTTGTTAAGTGAAGACACAGAGGCGGAGAGAAATTCCGACCAGATGAGCAGTCCCGCGGGTGAAGGGGTCGGCGCGATGCTAGCGGAG GGAATGAAATCTTGTGCCCCCAGCACACCACAGCCCGTCTACCAACAAAATG TGCTTCACACTGGCAAGCGCTGGTTCATCATCTGCCCAGTGGCTGAGATGCCGGTCCAAGAGCAAGACAAGAAGACTCCGTGTCACAGCTCAACTGATCGGG AATGTGAAAATTCTGCTTCACTCGCGGTCGACGCCGTCACCAACGCACCCGCCGTGTCGACCTCTCTCCCATCTTCACGAGGCCCCTCGTCCGCGCCGTTGCAGCATCAAGACCAAAGCGTTTGCCCCGTCCGGCAGCCGCAGTCTCTTATCAGTCAAGATAAAAACAGCGCAAAGGGGGCGGGCCTTCCCGTTGAAGACGCCTGCGTCTCGGCAGTGTCGATAGTCAGCGACATCCCGTGCTGTGCTTTCGTACCACCCGTCTCGCTGGATGTGAAGACTGTGGATAAGGCGGAGGTTGCACCTTTGACCGTACAAACCGGTCATCAAAAAGCCAGTCCTACCGCCGAGCTCCCCATACAGCGCGTTGCACACCCGTCAGTGGTCCTACAGCAACCCTGTCCCGGAACCGCGCCGCCAGCGGCCCCGATCGCCTCTCAACCTCAAAGTCCAGCCCATCAGACCTCGGTTCCATTAGGTCCCGGGGAGTCGGACGGCGAGGGGCCGCGCCGGCTGGAATTTGCCGATCGCACTATCAAGACTTTGGATGAGAAGTTGAGGAATCTGCTCTaccaggagcatgctccctcgCAGCCTTCAGGTGCCGCGGCCGACCCGCAAACCGCAGCCACGGAAGCACTCAGCTCAATGTCAGTCTCGGATGGCCGTAGCAGCGAGGCGCTGCCGCTCAAGAAACAGGAGGAGCCAGTG ATTCCTGAAAAGCCAGATTGTGTGGATGTTTTGGCGG CTGCCGATAGGGATTCGATCAAAAGAGCTGTGACTGTCAGTGCTGCTTCACGCAATTTTCAA aCAACAACCACGGCACCAACTGTGGAAAAAAGCAAGGGTAGCCTCAACACTTTGTCTGGTTGTTCTCAAGGACCGGATAGAAATAAGAATGACTGCACGACTGCTGGCAGATCCTCGGCAGATTCTGAGAGTCCAGCCGCATCCAGATCTCATTATAGTAACCGCTTCTCTGCCCCGCCAAACTTCTACCAGGCTACCCTCGCGTCCAGCCCGGATATCACGCCACGCCATTTACCCCGGGCCGTAACCATCAGCACTCCCAGCCGTCACCACTCACGTCACTCGGACTCCGCGGATGAGGACAGCGGCAGTGGAAAAGCTCTTCCATCGGGACGCCTCCACGCCCGGGCCGAGCACGGCGGGAGCAAGCTCGTCAAGAGGGCGGTGGACTTTCTCAAGCGCTCCGGTCGGAGCAAAAGCGAGCAGAGCACTGATTCGCTGAGCAAGCAACCACTGGAAATGAACGGGCACGCCCCTTTGCCTGCGACAGGACAAGCGCCGTCTTCCTACATCAGTAGTGACAATGACTCCGAATTTGAGGATGCAGACATGAGAAAAGAACTTCAGAAGCTGAGGGAAAA GCACATGAAGGAAATATCGGAACTGCAGGCATTCCAGAGAAGTGAAATTGAGCGTCTGTACCAAGAGGTGGGAAAATCTCTGCCCCCTAATGTGGGCCTGCTTCATGCGGCGCCTCCCTGTGGCCGTCGACGGAGGGCCAGTAAGCACAAAGTCAAGGCTGGCAAATTGCTCAATCCGATGGTGCAGCAGCTCAAAAGCAGTCTCAGCGCCACTGGGGCAG AGAGTTCTGGAAGTTCCTCTGGATCACCGGCTAAAAGTTCAGCTTTGTCGGACTGCTCCGCTCGCTTCAGCGGCAGCTCCGGCTCCAGCAATCAGCGCAGCTCAACCCCGGAGCAGGTCCACACCCAGCAACCGTGTTCCTTGAAAGGCTCTTTTTCCTCAGACAACATTTACGCCGGCCAACACGCTGATGGGACGACGAACTTGACGAGCCAAG GCTGGACGGTTTACCACCAAACGTCAGAGAGAGTCACCTTTAAATCTAGTAGCAAACCACGCACTAGATTCCTCAGTGGACCTGTGTCTCTGTCCatct GGTCCACACTGAAACGACTATGTCTAGGCAAAGAGCGCAGTCGTA GGTCGTCTTTCCGCGCCGCGGCTCAGACGCAGCCGTCCCTCGCCTCGGCCACACCCTCGCCGCCGTCACCTCGGCTCGTCGGTCGACTTGCCGGGGTTCAgaccaacaacagcaacaataaGAAAAGATTGTTTACAGAGGACCTGCACAAGTTGGTGGACGACTGGGCCAAGGAAGCCACGGCGGCCCATCAGCCGCCTCCCTCTTTGAACCAGATAAAACAACAAAGGCGTTTGCGCGACCTGGAAGGCAAAGTCGAGCGCCCGACAGCAGCGGCCGTGCACAAG ATGAAATGCCACGCGAGCCCCAGCGGGTCGACAGCCGGGAGAGCGCGGACGAGTTCGACGAGCGGCCGAGGTCtcgactcgcctctggcgctccACGACGGTTACCTTCTGTCCCCGGGCTCCTACGGTGGGTTGGGGCCTTATGCCCAGCGGTGGCCCGTTGGATCAGCGAGCGCCTTCCCCGCCGTGGCCAAACCTGGAATCCAAGCCTACAAGTCAGGAAACGGCCTCTGCTCAAATCCCGCCAGGACTACCTAA